The sequence TCGCCGCCGCGCCCGGTTGAGTATGGCCGTAGCCCAAAACCCTTCGGCCCCCACTCTGGGAGGCGACACCGCTTACACCGCCGTTGTCGATGGCGAGGGCAATGCTGTCTCCATTATTCAGAGTCTCTACTTTGACTTCGGCGCAGCGGTGGTTCCTGCCGAACTGGGGTTTCCACTGCAAAACCGAGGTGCGCTGTTTACCCTCGATCCCGATCACCCCAATGCTCTAGAACCCGGCAAACGTCCCTTTCATACGTTAATGCCGGGTCTGGTGTTGACGGCTGCCGGGCAGCCCTACCTGGTGCTGGGCACCATGGGAGGAGAAGGCCAGCCCCAAACCCAGTTGGCCCTTCTGACGCGCATGATCGACTTTGACTTTGACCCTCAAACGGCGATCGATTTGCCCCGCTGGGTGTGGGGACGCACTTGGGGCGAGGCCAGTACCCAGTTGGCCCTAGAAAGTCGGATTGCCACCGAGGTACAGCAGGCTTTGGCCCAGCGAGGGCACCAGGTAGCTGAGGCCCCGGCCTGGGCCGACCAGATGGGCCATGCCCACGCTATTGAGATCCGGCAAGAGGGCCTGCGGGGCGGGTGCGATCGCCGGAGTGACGGGGCGATCGCCAGTTTGTAAGCCTATATCAATGCCCGCACTGGCGTGACGAGGACAACCCGGCTTTGCTGTAGCTGTAGCTAGTCCAGTTAGGACATTTCCCCAAGAACGTTTGAACGTTCAAACGTTCTTGGGGAAATATCCTAACCCAGGTGACTACGGCTATACCTCCTTTAGAAGGATGGTGATTGGCGGGGTTTTGCCTAGGCTAAAGGCATCGCATGGGACGCAATATGAAAGTTCGCAACCGGATATTGGCGCTGGGCGCTGTCGTGCTGGCCTTAGCTGTGGCCCTGATTTTCTGGGGAACGAGTTTGACCTACGTTTCCCAAAGCGCTCCTCCCCCTTTGAGTCAGGAAGCTAGGCCCGACCCCAAGCAAAATCAGCCGCTAGACTTAGATCAAGCCGCCGACCGGGCCGAAGACTTTTCGGAGGATGTCTACCACGGGCTAGATACCACAAAGGAAATCATCGGCAAAACCGAGGCCCGCAATCAAGCCATTGAGCAAGGCCGATCGACCGCCAGCGGCAAACTGAAGGATTTAGCTGACCGTGCCCGACAGGCCGAGGCAACCGGAGATCCGGTGCTGTCAGAAACCGACAAACGGGTGCTAAAAAACATCTCTGAGTGATACCAAATCCGAAGCCCACAACCCCATTCGAAACCGATACTTCGTAGGGAGCATTGCACTGCAATGCCCCTACAAATCGGGGTATACAGATAAGATTTGTATGAATTGTATTCGCTTTACCAGTGAGCCTAGATACCACCTACAAAGCGTCCTGGGCTAAGGCCGTTGTAGGGGTCAAACTCGGCTTTAATCGCTTTCATCACGCCCAGAGCGTTGCCGCTGTAGCCCCATACCTCCATAGACTGCTTCAGCGCTAGCGGAGCTTCAAGCAGGGTGAGGTAGCCACCAGCGGCTTCACAGCGCGATCGCAGCGTTTGTACCGCTTCTACCGTGGCGGCTGGCAGGCGTATGGTGCCCACTCCACTGCTGATATGAAGTCGAGCCCAGCTGCCCAACGGCAGGTGCTCGATGGTAGCCAGGGCCTGAGCGGGGGGTACTCCAACCTTAGCCAGTATGGCCTGGGTTTGGGCTTGATCTTGGGCTGCTGAGGAGTGATAAAGCCCACGGCCCACTCCATCCCAGAGATGCTGATCGGTCATCCCTTCTAGCACCTGGGCGGTGAGATTGGCTCCTACCATCGCCAGGAGTGCGTCCACTTGCTCATCTACCCCAGGGGTAATCGATTGAAACCGAGCCAGGAGAGTAAACCCCTCGCCCAGGTCCAGCTGTGCAGCTAGGGCAGGTGACAAAACATCTAAGGAAACTGGTGTGAGGGACGACTGCCGCAGAGGAGAAATCAGCGCCGCGAGGGCCTGTGCCTCGCCAACGATTACCACCGTTTTAGAGGTTTCCTGGGTTGGGTGCAGGCGAAAAGTGAGCTGAGAGATCACCCCCAAGGTGCCGTAGGAGCCGGTCATCAGCTTCATCAGGTCGTAGCCCGCCACATTCTTGACGACGCGCCCGCCAGCTTTAGCCAGCTGTCCGTCGTAGCGCACAAAGGAAATCCCGATTAGCAGATCGCGCAGACCCCCGTACCGCTGACGCAGAGCCCCCGTATCTGCCGTGGCCACAATGCCGCCCAGGGTGGCCCGGTCGGGGTAAGCCGGGTCAACGGCCAGCAGTTGGTTGTGCTGAGCTAACTGGGGAGCTAGATCGGCCAGCTTGACCCCAGCCTCGGCGGTCAGGGTCATGTCGCCCACAGCATGGTCAATGACTTGGTTGAGCCGCGCGGTGCTGACCATTAGATCAACCTCCGACCCGACCCCTCCCCAGGCCAGCTTGCTGCCGCTGCCACAGGGCAAAACCCGCCAGCGGTGCTGGTGGGCACAGGCCATCACCGCCGCAAGCTCGGCTTCAGTATTAGGATAAACGATCACCTCGGGGACAGGTAAGCCCCCGAGCATCAGGGGATCTGGGGGAAGAAGGCTATCACTGCCGACAACTTTTCCCAAAATTTCAGCAAGTTTGGCCATACCCTAATCAATGCTGATGGGAGTAGGACCGCTGGCAGAGCTGGCGGGAGGCACGTTGGTGCGGACGGTGCGAAACTCGCTGTAGAGGCGATCGCGCCACGCAAAAAAGGCCTGAAATTCTGGCACATCGGCAATGCCGGGCACCCCTTTGCCACCAATGCCCTCGGGTAAATCGACGTACTGGGCCGTCGGGAACTTGAGATACATGGTGGCGGCAGCCACGGCAAAATCGGCCAGGGTGGGTTGATCGCCCAGCAGGTAGGGGCTGTCTTGCAGCATCAGCACCAGGGCTTCGAGATCTTGCCGGAGGCCAGCGGTGGCTACTTTGATATCGTCGGGGCCAAAGCCAACGCCAGTGCCCACCAGGTTCAGCAGGTCGCCGGGGAGCGCGCCCACCAGGCTGCGCAGGGGGGCGGGGGTAAAGCTGGGCAGCAGGGCGGTGCGGAAGTTGGGGTGCTGCTTAAAGGCTCCCACCATCACTACCCGAGCTTTGGGTACGATCGATTCATCGGCCCAAGCTTCTAGCGCCAGGCACAGGCCCTTTTGCTTGGGGCCAGGGGGCAGCAGGGGGCGATCGGGGTAGGCTTTTTCGAGATGTAGGGCGATCGCCGTGGAGTCAGGAATGATCTGCTCACCGTCTTTGAGCACCGGCACCTGACGCTGGCCCGACATCTGAAAGATCTCGACCTGGCCGACGCCGGGGGTGACTTCGACCTTGCGGTAGGGCACCTGCTTGTAGTCGAGCATCAGCCGAATCTTTTCGGCAAAGGTGGAGGCTTCAAATTGGTAAAGCTCTAGCATGACAATCCTTATTGGCCAGATTCTTGGGGGGGCATGGGCACTGGTAAACCCGGTAACACTGTATCGTTATTTATCGGCTCTGCACAGGCAGAATTGGTCGGCGGTTGGGTGGTGACGGTGACCGTTTCAAAGCCAGCGGTGGCCAGTAGCTGACTGACCGTGAGTTCTGCCCGGCGATTGGCCTCGGCCAATAACCCCTCGGTGCAGGCGGCGGCTTCGATCTTGGCCAGGGCTTCCCGTTGGGCCAGTTCTTGCAGCTCGGGTGCGGTATCTGGCCCCAGGCCCCAAAAGCCCCGGCTGTAGTCGTAGACATTAGAGCGGGTCAGATCGAGCTTGCTGTCGAGAATTTGTGCCGGCGGCAGGGTGATTTGAATGGCAGATTCACCCGTGACCTGCACATCGGTGGCGGCAATTTGGCTGAGGTCAACCCCGGCCCGCACTTCGCCGTGAGCAATATAGAGCAGGTTGGTGGAGCCGATCACATAGCCCGCCAGGGTGCGATCGCTCTTAGTGGGCACCACCGCCTCCATCGCAAAGATCGCCGTGGTCAGCTCGCTGGCCCCCCGCAGCTGAGTCACCACCACCGATCGCACATCTACCTGGGGCTCTGCCGGAGCCGGGGTAAGCATAATGCGCGCCCCTTCGAGAAAGCGATCACCCGCTCGCCAATAGCCTACTCCCACCACAATGCCCATCAGCACTGCGCCACCGATAAAGGCGTTGACAGCCGTGCGGACCAGGCGAAAAGGTGAAACTCTTGGGGAATCGCTACGCGATCGCGATTTCTGCGGCGGCACGGACTGGGTTGCCGGAATCGGCCAGGGGTCTACGGGGTCAGCGTAGCGCGGCGGGGAGGGTGGGGTGCGATCGGGCGGTGCTTGGCGCATGGGGAGGGAGGGGTGGATGGGCGGATGGGCGGATGGGTGGGCCTAACTTAGCCAGTTTAATTGTACTCCACACCTTTCAGGGAGGCTCTGGAGCGGCCTGGATCGAGGGTGGGAAGGTGCGCTAGTTGTTGGCTAAGCCGAAGGTGGGAAGGGGGGACGGTTCAAGGTTCAAGGTGTACGGCAGTTCTTGAGCCGTATACCTTGAACCCTTAAGCTGTCAGAGTCTGGCCAACGTAAGCTGGCCGAGGGCTACTGGCGATTGGCTGCTATCGTCGCAGCACTAAAATGGTGAAACAAGTCCTTTAGTTAAGGCCAGCACCATGACTACTGCGATCGCCGCCACTCTTAAAGAACAGATTCTGGCCGAGTTGGATCAGCTCTCTGTAGAAGCCCTGACGGAGACGCTGGCCTACGTGAAGGCTCTCCATGGCAGTCCTCCAATGGCCTCATCCGAAGAGGCGATGCAAGCCTACCTGGCGTCGGAGCAAGCGTACGAAGAGGTCTACACCCGCCTTGCCGACTCCTAAATTTCTCGATGCTGAAACGGTCTTAATGCTCCACAGCCGCCAGATTGAGAGGTTTGGCGGTACGTCTGGGGTGCGCGATCATGGGCTGATGGAGTCTGCCCTGGCCCAGCCCCAGGCCACCTTTGGCGGTGAACTGCTGCATCCTACCCTGGCCGACCAGGCAGCGGCATACCTATACCACCTGGCCAAGAACCACCCTTTTGTGGACGGCAACAAGCGCACGGCGTTTGCGGTGATGGATACCTTCATCCGGCTCAACGGTGCTCGTTTAGGGCTGACGCCTGATCAAGCCTACGATGTAGTCATGCAGGTGGCCCAGGGGCAACTAGGCAAGATCGAGCTGGCTCAGCGGTTGGCAGCGGCGATCGCCCCAAAGCCATAGCCTACAATGGTGCCAACCCGATCGCCCCCTTGGAGCCGCTGCGATGGAACCCGTGAGCCTGACTGCTGCTGCGATCGCTACGCTAGTAGCGACCAAAGCCTTTGAGAAAACCGGCGAAAAACTGACCGATAGCGTGTGGACTTTGGTGAGCAACTTTCTCACCGCCCTGCGCAAAAAAGACCCCACCACCGCTGCGGCCATTGAGCAAGTGGCCCAGCAGCCCGAATTGGCCGAGCAACAGCCTGCCACCTACGGCACCGCTACCTTGGTCAAAACCGTAGAGACTCTGGCGGCCCAAAACCCTGAGCTGCAAGCGGCGGCCCAGGGGATTCAAACGGCGGTGCAGGCCCAGCCGGGGGCGATCGTGAATATGACTCAGCTGGCAGAAAAAATCGGGGTTGTCAACCAGGGCACCATCGTCAACCAGCAAAACACCATCAACCTGTAGGGGCCAGTCGGTGGTTGAAAAAATTGGGGTCGTCAACCAGGGCACGGTTGAGAATCAGCAAAATATCATCACCATCCAGGAGGGTCAAAAGGCTCTACTGATCTATAGCGACCCCCTGCCCGACCTGCGCTACTTTCAGGGGCGGCAGGAACAGCTTGGCGATATGACCACCTGGCTGAAAGATGGCACCACCGCCATCGTTGGCGTGCGGGGCGAGGGGGGCATTGGCAAAACGACCCTGGTGGGCAAAGTCTTTGCCGACTGCCTTGGCTTTGCCAGCAAGTTTTGGGCCGATGTGCGCACTGGCACCACGCTGTCAGCCATGGCCCGGCGGGCTTTGCTAGAGCTAGACGTGCCCCTCGACCAGGTGCAAGCCATGGACGACAAAGACCTGCCCCAGCGGCTGCTGCGCCACCTACAAACGGGCCGCTACCTGCTGGCGATCGACAACATGGAGTCGCTGCTAACGCCAGAGGGAGAGTGGCAGGGGGGCTATGCCGACTTTTTGAGAGATTTTCAGCAGTTGGGTAGCCAGAGTGTGCTGCTGCTGGCCAGTCGAGAATACCCGCCCCAGTACTTTGGCTGGCGACAGTCGGAGTGGCTGCTGCTGGATGAAGGCCTAAGCCCTGAGGAAGGGGCGGCGCTGCTGGTGGCGCTGGAGGTAGAGGATGACCCGGCCCTGGTGTCTTTGGCCCAGCGGGTGCAGGGCAACCCTTTGGCCCTCACGCTAGTGGCCGGGTGGTTGCGCCAGGAATATCGACCAGGCAACCGTCGGGTGAGCCATTTAGACCCGTTTGACAACCTGTTTCAGATCAGGGGCGATCGCCCCTACGAAACCAACATCAGCGCCGAAGATGTGCTGACCTGGAGCCTGGATCGGCTGCCTGAGCCGCTGCGGCACCTGCTGAACCAGGTAAGTGTGTTTCAAAACGAGTTTACGGCGGAGATGGCCGCTGCCCTGGTGCCCGAGCAACCGGTGACGGATGCTGACCTACGGGATTTGGATCGGAGGTCGCTGGTGCAAGAGCTGGCCCAGCCCAGCGCCACTGGGCACCTGCAATTTCGCCTACAGCCCCGCATTCGCGAGTTTGTGCAGCGGCAGGCGGGGGATTTGACCACTGCCCACGAACGGGCGATCGGCTACTTTTGGAGCCATCGTCGGCAACAGTTTGGCCCTACAGACAGCCAAGAGGCCGCCAAGGAGCATTTAGAGACGTTTTATCACGAAGTGCAGCTGGGCCGCTTTAACGACGCGGCAGGCACCGCTATTGGCTGCACCAAGTTTTTTGACTTACGGGGTTATTACACGGCTTTGGTTGACCTGTATGGACAGCTTTATCGCCAGTGGCAGCCTAACCAAGCAGAAAAACAAAACTTCGCGGCAATTTGCGGCAATTTGGGTAATGCGTACTGGTCACTGGGCCAGTACCAACAGGCCATCGACTACCTTCAGCAAACGTTAGCGATCGCGCAGGAGATCGGCGATCGTCAAGTTGAGGCCAATTCCCTCGGCAATTTGGGCAATGCGTACTGGTCACTGGGCCAATACCCACAGGCCATTGACTACCGCCAGCAGCAATTAGCGATCGCGCGGGAGATTGGCGACCGTCGGGGCGAAGCCACTTCCCTCGGCGGTTTGGGCAATGCGTACCGGTCACTGAGCCAATACCCACAGGCCATTGACTACCATCAGCAGTGGTTAGCCATCGCGCGGGAGATCGGCGACCGTCGGGGCGAAGCCAATTCCCTCGGCGGTTTGGGCCTTGCGTACCGGTCACTGAGCCAATACCCACAGGCCATTGACTACCATCAGCAGTGGTTAGCGATCGCGCGGGAGATCGGCGACCGTCGGGGCGAAGCCAATTCCCTCGGCGGTTTGGGCCTTGCTTACCAGTCACTGGGCCAATACCCACAGGCCATTGACTACCAGCAGCAGTGGTTAGCGATCGCGCGGGAGATCGGCGATCGTCAAGGCGAGGCCAATTCCCTCGGCAATTTGGGCAATGTGTACTGGTCACTGGGCCAATACCAACAGGCCATTGACTACCACCAGCAGTCGTTAGTCATCGAGCGGGAGATCGGCAACCGTCAGGGCGAGGCCAATTCCCTCGGCGGTTTGGGCAATGCGTACCAATCGCTGGGCCAATACCCACAGGCCATCGACTACCTTCAGCAAACGTTAGCGATCGCGTGGGAGATTGGCGATCGTCGGGGCGAAGCCAATGCCCTAGGTGGTTTGGGCAATGCGTACGATTCGCTGGGCCAACACCAACAGGCCATTGACTACCTTCAGCAAACGTTAGCGATCGCGCGGGAGATCGGCGATCGTCGGGGCGAGGCCAATGCCCTGGGCAATTTGGGCAATGCGTACCAGTCGCTGGGCCAATACCAACAGGCCATTGACTACCACCAGCAGCACTTAGCGATCGCGCAGGAGATTGGCGATCGCCAAGGCGAGGCCCATTCCCTACTTAATTCAGGACTGGTGTTAGCCAAGCTGGGACAGCGGCAGCCAGCACAAGAGAACTACGAGACAGCAAAAGCCTTGTTTGAATCAATGGGGCAACAACACTACGTGCAACAGTGCGACACAGCCCTGAGCGAACTGGCACAGCCTGCGGACAATACGCCTGTTGCCGAGCAGCAGCCAGGTTTCTCTGCCGAGCTAGAAAACCCTGCCATCCCTGAAAGAAACCCCGCCTCTAAATCTCACTCTCAGCGGGTGCCCATCACCGCATGGTTTTTGCTGGGTCTCGGTATCGCTGCCCTGTTGTGGTGGCTCCTGCGGTAGGGTGCATTCGCGGCCCCAAAC is a genomic window of Nodosilinea sp. E11 containing:
- a CDS encoding glutathione S-transferase family protein, whose protein sequence is MLELYQFEASTFAEKIRLMLDYKQVPYRKVEVTPGVGQVEIFQMSGQRQVPVLKDGEQIIPDSTAIALHLEKAYPDRPLLPPGPKQKGLCLALEAWADESIVPKARVVMVGAFKQHPNFRTALLPSFTPAPLRSLVGALPGDLLNLVGTGVGFGPDDIKVATAGLRQDLEALVLMLQDSPYLLGDQPTLADFAVAAATMYLKFPTAQYVDLPEGIGGKGVPGIADVPEFQAFFAWRDRLYSEFRTVRTNVPPASSASGPTPISID
- a CDS encoding tetratricopeptide repeat protein: MVEKIGVVNQGTVENQQNIITIQEGQKALLIYSDPLPDLRYFQGRQEQLGDMTTWLKDGTTAIVGVRGEGGIGKTTLVGKVFADCLGFASKFWADVRTGTTLSAMARRALLELDVPLDQVQAMDDKDLPQRLLRHLQTGRYLLAIDNMESLLTPEGEWQGGYADFLRDFQQLGSQSVLLLASREYPPQYFGWRQSEWLLLDEGLSPEEGAALLVALEVEDDPALVSLAQRVQGNPLALTLVAGWLRQEYRPGNRRVSHLDPFDNLFQIRGDRPYETNISAEDVLTWSLDRLPEPLRHLLNQVSVFQNEFTAEMAAALVPEQPVTDADLRDLDRRSLVQELAQPSATGHLQFRLQPRIREFVQRQAGDLTTAHERAIGYFWSHRRQQFGPTDSQEAAKEHLETFYHEVQLGRFNDAAGTAIGCTKFFDLRGYYTALVDLYGQLYRQWQPNQAEKQNFAAICGNLGNAYWSLGQYQQAIDYLQQTLAIAQEIGDRQVEANSLGNLGNAYWSLGQYPQAIDYRQQQLAIAREIGDRRGEATSLGGLGNAYRSLSQYPQAIDYHQQWLAIAREIGDRRGEANSLGGLGLAYRSLSQYPQAIDYHQQWLAIAREIGDRRGEANSLGGLGLAYQSLGQYPQAIDYQQQWLAIAREIGDRQGEANSLGNLGNVYWSLGQYQQAIDYHQQSLVIEREIGNRQGEANSLGGLGNAYQSLGQYPQAIDYLQQTLAIAWEIGDRRGEANALGGLGNAYDSLGQHQQAIDYLQQTLAIAREIGDRRGEANALGNLGNAYQSLGQYQQAIDYHQQHLAIAQEIGDRQGEAHSLLNSGLVLAKLGQRQPAQENYETAKALFESMGQQHYVQQCDTALSELAQPADNTPVAEQQPGFSAELENPAIPERNPASKSHSQRVPITAWFLLGLGIAALLWWLLR
- a CDS encoding DUF2281 domain-containing protein, which encodes MTTAIAATLKEQILAELDQLSVEALTETLAYVKALHGSPPMASSEEAMQAYLASEQAYEEVYTRLADS
- a CDS encoding DUF4230 domain-containing protein, giving the protein MRQAPPDRTPPSPPRYADPVDPWPIPATQSVPPQKSRSRSDSPRVSPFRLVRTAVNAFIGGAVLMGIVVGVGYWRAGDRFLEGARIMLTPAPAEPQVDVRSVVVTQLRGASELTTAIFAMEAVVPTKSDRTLAGYVIGSTNLLYIAHGEVRAGVDLSQIAATDVQVTGESAIQITLPPAQILDSKLDLTRSNVYDYSRGFWGLGPDTAPELQELAQREALAKIEAAACTEGLLAEANRRAELTVSQLLATAGFETVTVTTQPPTNSACAEPINNDTVLPGLPVPMPPQESGQ
- a CDS encoding FAD-binding oxidoreductase, translating into MAKLAEILGKVVGSDSLLPPDPLMLGGLPVPEVIVYPNTEAELAAVMACAHQHRWRVLPCGSGSKLAWGGVGSEVDLMVSTARLNQVIDHAVGDMTLTAEAGVKLADLAPQLAQHNQLLAVDPAYPDRATLGGIVATADTGALRQRYGGLRDLLIGISFVRYDGQLAKAGGRVVKNVAGYDLMKLMTGSYGTLGVISQLTFRLHPTQETSKTVVIVGEAQALAALISPLRQSSLTPVSLDVLSPALAAQLDLGEGFTLLARFQSITPGVDEQVDALLAMVGANLTAQVLEGMTDQHLWDGVGRGLYHSSAAQDQAQTQAILAKVGVPPAQALATIEHLPLGSWARLHISSGVGTIRLPAATVEAVQTLRSRCEAAGGYLTLLEAPLALKQSMEVWGYSGNALGVMKAIKAEFDPYNGLSPGRFVGGI
- a CDS encoding type II toxin-antitoxin system death-on-curing family toxin, which translates into the protein MPTPKFLDAETVLMLHSRQIERFGGTSGVRDHGLMESALAQPQATFGGELLHPTLADQAAAYLYHLAKNHPFVDGNKRTAFAVMDTFIRLNGARLGLTPDQAYDVVMQVAQGQLGKIELAQRLAAAIAPKP